In a genomic window of Wyeomyia smithii strain HCP4-BCI-WySm-NY-G18 chromosome 1, ASM2978416v1, whole genome shotgun sequence:
- the LOC129716863 gene encoding uncharacterized protein K02A2.6-like produces MGARDERVRDKGLESVMDLDDLTGYAINREILMQQREKTRSFKQEETIASVKQKWSRRQPTDNRNTNGFVFNKIQARNPRSMNRQNFPNNLKYGERAAGNRSNIECIRCGSWKHDGNYSRCPALGSRCHQCGQTGHFARKCKNAVQRRTAWKRPSRETNAVSDTDDWKDEMPRRPKPEDISEVNKVNPELKDGLILCMVDNLPIEFLIDSGSAINTVTEDIWQKLVEVEAKVHNIKSHCDRNFTAYASSGSLCVRASFEANITVNSSKPQSYAEFFVIKGATKSLLSKRTSEELRVLKVGLDVNHIETEVDPFPKFPNVQVKLSIDKSGTPRLISYLRVPVAMEKKVDDKILEMLRTDVIEKVKGPPEWISPMVVVPKGKDDVRLCINMKYPNAAIQREHYPLPVIDTFLNKLRGSKFFSRLDITSAFHHIELHPESRGVTTFMTSRGLMQFKRLNFGITCAPEIFQRVMTDMLAGIDGVIIYIDDVVVAGKTLEEHDERLQTVLSVLERNNALLNQSKCVFRVQELEILGFKVNAEGIRPSDEKTLAIKNFRRPETREEARSFLGLINFVGHFIPRLSTRTEPLRQFIRGEVDVFGKDQEKAFEDLRMELANNVRRLGFFDPADCTELYVDASPVGLGAVLVQRDGTETARIVSFASKGSTPSERAYPQTQREALAVVWAVEKFYFYLFGLHFTIFTDHKTLEYIYGGKHQTGRRACSRAESWALRLQPYDFEMKYLPGTSNISDILSRLITQQDPAFDDTTDHFLFAVGEGPTAISLAEIKSETGKDETLLAVIKALRSDEWPVELYRYQAFRRELGIVDGMVIRDERLVLPVKLRARALEIAHRGHPGVVSMRRSLRERVWWPCMDNDVTKKIQQCHGCAVVSRQNPPEPMMRKEMPERAWQQIAIDFFSAKECATFLVIVDYYSRFLKVIEMKGTTASKTIEALESVFIEQTYPESIRSDNGPPFTSDEFNNYCLSKNIRLIHTIPYWPQMNGMVERQNQGILRALRIAKASGEDWRKAVQEYVYRYNITPHSVTEKAPMEILTGRPVKDLLPSLKTEPGSHRDESVRESDAIKKIKGKLYADKQRQAKPSNIEVGDSVMLKNYECGKLETAFRLERFTVVKRSGSDVIVENEEGLRYRRCVTHLRKWPETAERALDPAEPESIVPEEANSSTTKEIKQTKRNLDATGAEESSSKRPTRTVKIPARYNS; encoded by the exons ATGGGTGCCCGAGATGAGCGAGTTCGGGATAAAGGTCTGGAGAGTGTCATGGACCTTGATGATTTGACCGGATATGCGATTAATAGAGAGATTCTGATGCAGCAGAGGGAGAAGACTAGATCGTTTAAACAAGAGGAAACAATAGCATCAGTGAAACAAAAATGGTCTCGTCGACAACCAACTGACAATCGTAATACAAACGGATTTGTATTCAATAAAATACAAGCGAGGAATCCCCGATCAATGAACCGTCAAAATTTCCCGAATAATTTGAAGTATGGAGAACGGGCAGCAGGCAACCGCTCGAATATTGAATGTATCCGCTGTGGATCGTGGAAGCACGATGGCAATTATTCTCGTTGCCCAGCTCTGGGATCAAGATGTCATCAATGCGGTCAAACTGGCCATTTCGCTCGGAAATGTAAGAATGCTGTACAACGTAGAACTGCTTGGAAACGTCCATCGCGAGAGACTAATGCTGTATCGGACACAGATGATTGGAAGGATGAAATGCCGCGCCGCCCAAAACCGGAGGATATTTCAGAG GTAAACAAAGTAAACCCGGAATTAAAGGATGGATTGATTTTGTGCATGGTCGATAATTTGCCAATTGAGTTTTTAATTGATTCGGGCTCAGCGATTAACACTGTTACTGAGGACATTTGGCAAAAGCTTGTTGAAGTAGAAGCTAAAGTTCACAATATCAAGTCGCATTGCGACCGCAACTTCACTGCATATGCAAGCAGTGGCTCCTTATGCGTCCGAGCTAGTTTCGAAGCCAACATAACGGTGAACTCGTCAAAACCACAAAGCTACGCCGAGTTCTTCGTGATAAAAGGAGCGACCAAATCGTTATTAAGTAAAAGAACCTCTGAAGAACTTCGAGTTCTGAAAGTAGGGCTTGACGTTAACCACATTGAAACCGAAGTGGACCCCTTCCCGAAGTTTCCGAATGTACAAGTAAAACTATCCATTGACAAAAGCGGTACACCAAGGCTAATCTCCTATTTGAGAGTCCCAGTAGCAATGGAGAAAAAAGTTGACGATAAAATTCTGGAAATGCTGCGCACGGATGTAATCGAGAAAGTTAAAGGACCACCGGAATGGATTTCACCGATGGTGGTTGTCCCGAAAGGCAAGGACGATGTTCGTCTATGCATCAACATGAAGTATCCAAATGCAGCCATTCAACGTGAGCATTACCCGCTGCCGGTAATTGatacttttctgaacaaattgAGGGGATCGAAATTCTTTTCAAGACTGGATATAACATCCGCCTTCCACCACATCGAATTACACCCCGAGTCAAGAGGTGTAACCACGTTCATGACATCGAGAGGACTGATGCAATTCAAGAGACTGAATTTCGGAATAACCTGCGCACCCGAGATTTTCCAGCGCGTCATGACAGATATGCTGGCAGGTATAGACGGTGTTATCATTTACATCGATGATGTTGTAGTGGCGGGCAAGACTCTGGAAGAGCACGACGAACGACTGCAGACCGTGCTATCGGTTTTGGAGCGTAACAATGCCTTACTAAACCAGAGCAAGTGTGTTTTCCGTGTACAAGAACTTGAAATACTGGGTTTCAAGGTAAATGCGGAAGGTATCCGCCCCTCAGATGAGAAGACTCTAGCAATCAAGAACTTTCGGAGGCCAGAAACTAGGGAAGAAGCCCGCAGTTTCCTGGGACTGATCAATTTTGTCGGTCATTTCATCCCACGGCTATCAACAAGAACTGAGCCTCTGAGACAGTTTATCCGGGGTGAGGTTGATGTATTTGGAAAAGACCAAGAGAAAGCTTTTGAAGACTTACGAATGGAATTAGCGAACAATGTGCGGAGACTGGGTTTCTTCGATCCTGCTGACTGCACAGAACTCTATGTCGACGCCTCTCCTGTTGGACTCGGGGCGGTGCTTGTCCAGAGGGATGGTACCGAAACGGCACGAATTGTTAGCTTTGCTTCGAAGGGCTCAACTCCTTCAGAAAGAGCCTATCCACAAACCCAGCGTGAAGCACTCGCTGTCGTATGGGCggttgaaaaattttatttttatttgtttgggtTGCACTTTACGATCTTTACTGACCACAAAACCCTGGAGTATATATACGGAGGGAAGCATCAGACGGGACGTCGGGCTTGTTCAAGAGCAGAAAGTTGGGCCCTACGGTTGCAACCAtatgattttgaaatgaaatatctcCCTGGAACCTCAAACATCTCGGATATATTGTCACGGCTCATCACCCAGCAAGACCCTGCATTTGATGACACTactgaccattttttatttgcagtGGGAGAAGGGCCAACAGCGATATCGCTGGCTGAGATCAAATCTGAAACCGGCAAAGATGAAACTCTCTTAGCCGTTATCAAAGCACTGCGTTCTGATGAATGGCCTGTGGAATTATACCGTTATCAAGCTTTTAGAAGGGAACTAGGAATCGTTGACGGAATGGTGATTCGGGATGAAAGACTTGTTCTACCAGTGAAGCTCAGAGCAAGAGCGCTTGAAATAGCTCATAGAGGTCACCCAGGAGTGGTTTCTATGCGCCGCAGCCTTAGAGAACGAGTGTGGTGGCCATGCATGGATAACGATGTCACAAAGAAAATCCAGCAATGCCACGGATGCGCAGTAGTCAGTAGACAAAATCCACCAGAGCCAATGATGCGGAAAGAAATGCCAGAACGAGCATGGCAGCAAATCGCAATTGATTTCTTTTCAGCTAAGGAGTGCGCCACATTCTTAGTAATTGTTGATTATTATAGTCGATTTCTAAAAGTAATTGAGATGAAGGGAACAACTGCATCAAAAACAATAGAGGCACTCGAAAGCGTATTTATTGAACAAACCTATCCCGAGTCAATCCGCAGCGACAACGGCCCACCATTTACGAGCGATGAGTTTAACAACTACTGTTTGAGTAAGAACATAAGGCTCATTCATACTATTCCTTACTGGCCGCAGATGAATGGAATGGTGGAGCGGCAAAATCAAGGGATTTTGAGAGCTTTGCGGATCGCCAAGGCATCTGGAGAAGATTGGCGCAAAGCTGTTCAGGAGTATGTCTATAGGTACAATATTACCCCGCATTCTGTTACAGAAAAAGCTCCAATGGAAATTCTAACAGGACGTCCGGTGAAAGACCTACTTCCATCGTTAAAAACAGAACCAGGATCCCACCGTGATGAAAGTGTACGCGAGTCCGACGCTATCAAGAAAATCAAGGGGAAGTTGTATGCAGACAAACAGCGACAGGCAAAACcatcgaatattgaagttggtGACTCCGTTATGCTGAAAAACTATGAATGTGGAAAATTAGAA